The genomic window AATGGCACCATTGGAGCTGCAAGAGCAAACTGCTCTCGCGCAGCTTGCCTTAAAGGTAAGCCATGCCTTTGTCACTGGCGCGGGGGGATTTTTAGGTAAGGCCATATGTTTAAGGTTGTTGGCCGCAGGGATTAAGGTGACAGGTTTTGCCCGTGGAGATTACCCTGAACTTACCTCCCTAGGCGTTGTGATGGTGCAGGGGGATCTTGTCGATAAGGAGCGAGTCCAACAGGCGATGCAGGGCTGCGATATTGTGTTCCATGTGGCATCAAAAGCCGGTGTATGGGGCGATAGAGACAGCTATTTTTGCCCGAATGTGAAGGGAACGGCTAATGTGATTGCCGCGTGCAAGGCATTAAAAATCAATAAACTAGTCTACACCAGCACGCCGAGTGTGACCTTTGCTGGGCAGGATGAGTCTGGTATTGATGAATCCACGCCCCATGCGGCTAAATTTCTCAATTATTACGCCCATTCTAAGTCCATCGCCGAGAAGATGGTGCTCGATGCAAATCAACTAGCAGAGATGCCCCTTGAAAATGCCGATACGACTCCAATCGCTATTCCTGCCTCGACTCAAGTTTCTACACCCTATGCCTTAAAAACCGTCGCTCTGCGGCCGCATTTGATCTGGGGCCCTAATGATCCCCACCTTGTGCCTCGGGTACTGGCGCGTGGCAGTTTAGGTAAGCTTAAGTTGGTTGGTCGTGAAGATAAGCTGGTCGAT from Shewanella putrefaciens includes these protein-coding regions:
- the oleD gene encoding 2-alkyl-3-oxoalkanoate reductase, producing MTNNPSKYEAMAPLELQEQTALAQLALKVSHAFVTGAGGFLGKAICLRLLAAGIKVTGFARGDYPELTSLGVVMVQGDLVDKERVQQAMQGCDIVFHVASKAGVWGDRDSYFCPNVKGTANVIAACKALKINKLVYTSTPSVTFAGQDESGIDESTPHAAKFLNYYAHSKSIAEKMVLDANQLAEMPLENADTTPIAIPASTQVSTPYALKTVALRPHLIWGPNDPHLVPRVLARGSLGKLKLVGREDKLVDTIYIDNAAYAHVLAALELCEPQPKCQGKAYFLSNDEPITMAKMLNLILACDGLPPVTKRVSRTVAYIAGAVLEGVYLLLKKQQEPLMTRFVARQLSCSHYFDISAAKRDLGYRPLISIDEGMKRLKASR